TGGTGTTACGGCAGCCGGCATGGTGGAGAGCGGTCTGCGCCATGTGGAATTGCTCAAATCGTTGGACTTTGATCAAATTAAAATTTCGCTCAAAGCCTCCGATGTGCATCGCACGCTGGAAGCCTACCGGCTCCTGTCCACCAAGACAGACCTGCCGCTGCATGTCGGTGTCACCGAAGCCGGTGCTCTGTATCCGGGTATTGTTAAATCAGCCCTGGGAATCGGGATGCTGCTGGCCGAAGGAATTGGTGACACCATTCGGGTTTCCTTGACCCGTGATCCGGTCGAGGAAGTGCGGGTTGGATTCGAAATCCTGAGGGCCCTTGATATTCGCCACCGCGGACCCGAAATTATTGCCTGCCCCACGTGCGGACGCTGTAACATCGAGCTGTTCGACATCGTTGAACGGGTTGAAAAAGCCCTGATGACCACGACTGAACCGGTCAAGGTCGCCATCATGGGCTGCGTGGTCAACGGCCCCGGTGAAGCCAAGGAGGTGGATATCGGCATTGCCGGCGGAGACGGCAGCGGGGTGTTGTTCAGAAAAGGAAAGGTGGTCAAAAAATTTGCGCAGGACAAGCTGGTGGATGTTCTGCTGAATGAGGTGCGTCAATATGTTAATGATCTGGACGGCAAAAAACAGAAACCTTAAACGTGCCAATTCCAAAAGCTAAAACAGCACGAATTGGTTTTCAGATGGAAATGAACCATCGAATTTGACGACAGAAAGGCACAA
Above is a window of Desulfobacterales bacterium DNA encoding:
- the ispG gene encoding flavodoxin-dependent (E)-4-hydroxy-3-methylbut-2-enyl-diphosphate synthase; protein product: MHQTKIKRKKTRQISIGNVKIGGGAPIAVQSMTNTPTPDVAATVAQIERLQEAGCEIVRVAVPDAEAAKAIAAIKKQIRIPLIADIHFDYRLAIAAAKSGADGLRINPGNIGAHKKVKAVVDCAKDHNIPIRIGVNSGSLEKDILKKYNGVTAAGMVESGLRHVELLKSLDFDQIKISLKASDVHRTLEAYRLLSTKTDLPLHVGVTEAGALYPGIVKSALGIGMLLAEGIGDTIRVSLTRDPVEEVRVGFEILRALDIRHRGPEIIACPTCGRCNIELFDIVERVEKALMTTTEPVKVAIMGCVVNGPGEAKEVDIGIAGGDGSGVLFRKGKVVKKFAQDKLVDVLLNEVRQYVNDLDGKKQKP